The Rhodobacter sp. CZR27 genome includes a window with the following:
- the flbT gene encoding flagellar biosynthesis repressor FlbT — protein MSGLVLRLGPGERVMINGAVIENGDRRSRITIVTPNSVILRQRDAIRPEEANTPVRRLCYMAQLVLSGDATFEDMKPQLLRGIEQLSQVLRDPDSRAQLGLATAAVLEGQHYQILKALRSLLPREARLLAAAGGH, from the coding sequence ATGAGCGGCCTCGTCCTGAGACTGGGGCCGGGCGAGCGGGTGATGATCAACGGCGCGGTGATCGAGAACGGCGACCGCCGCTCGCGCATCACCATCGTGACGCCGAACTCTGTCATCCTGCGCCAGCGCGACGCCATCCGCCCCGAAGAGGCCAACACCCCGGTGCGGCGGCTCTGCTACATGGCCCAGCTGGTCCTGTCGGGCGACGCGACGTTCGAGGACATGAAGCCGCAACTGCTGCGCGGGATCGAACAGCTCAGTCAGGTCCTGAGGGATCCGGACAGCCGGGCGCAACTGGGCCTGGCAACGGCTGCGGTGCTCGAGGGCCAGCACTACCAGATCCTGAAGGCGCTCCGCAGCCTGTTGCCACGCGAGGCGCGGTTGCTGGCCGCGGCGGGCGGGCACTGA
- a CDS encoding DUF1217 domain-containing protein, whose translation MSGYVGWRFLERTIERQQETHDKSPQIRQDLDYFAAKIGNVRTAEDLVSDYRLLKVALGAFGLEEAIDGKALIRKVLTDGSSSKDALANRLSDKRWLALAKAFGFDSAEGAQTTAAGFADRLSAQYRTRSFETAIGELDGNMGLALGFDREVTALAAQNSSDVAKWYGILGSTSMRAVFDGAFGLPKSFASLDLDRQLEVYREKSEAMFGDSSPSQFADPDVRDKLIKTFLIRAETEASGGYSPGRIALTLLQG comes from the coding sequence ATGTCGGGATATGTCGGCTGGCGCTTCCTCGAACGGACCATCGAGCGCCAGCAAGAAACCCATGACAAGTCTCCGCAGATCCGGCAGGATCTGGACTACTTCGCGGCAAAGATCGGAAACGTCCGGACGGCCGAGGATCTCGTCTCGGACTACCGGTTGCTCAAGGTGGCGCTCGGAGCCTTCGGCCTCGAGGAGGCCATCGACGGCAAGGCCCTGATCCGCAAGGTTCTGACCGACGGGTCGAGCAGCAAGGATGCGCTTGCCAATAGGCTGTCGGACAAGCGCTGGCTCGCGCTCGCCAAGGCCTTCGGCTTCGATTCGGCGGAGGGGGCGCAGACCACGGCCGCCGGATTCGCCGACCGGCTGTCCGCGCAATACCGCACGCGCAGCTTCGAAACTGCCATCGGCGAACTCGACGGGAACATGGGCCTCGCTCTCGGCTTCGACCGGGAGGTGACGGCGCTCGCTGCCCAGAATTCGAGCGATGTGGCCAAGTGGTACGGCATCCTGGGCTCCACCTCGATGCGGGCGGTGTTCGACGGTGCGTTCGGCCTGCCGAAGAGCTTCGCCTCCCTCGACCTCGACCGGCAGCTGGAAGTCTACAGGGAAAAGTCCGAGGCCATGTTCGGTGACAGCTCGCCCTCGCAGTTCGCCGATCCCGACGTCCGCGACAAGCTGATCAAGACCTTCCTGATCCGCGCAGAGACGGAGGCTTCCGGCGGCTACAGTCCCGGCCGGATCGCCCTGACCCTGCTCCAGGGATGA
- the tnpB gene encoding IS66 family insertion sequence element accessory protein TnpB (TnpB, as the term is used for proteins encoded by IS66 family insertion elements, is considered an accessory protein, since TnpC, encoded by a neighboring gene, is a DDE family transposase.), whose protein sequence is MFVATRPMDFRKGMDGLALAVQEILGLDPFCGAAFVFRSKRADRIKVLVWDRTGLVLVHKRLEGGKFLWVKTGPEGIDPSGGRIEGMNA, encoded by the coding sequence GTGTTCGTGGCGACGCGGCCGATGGATTTCCGCAAGGGCATGGACGGGCTGGCGCTCGCGGTGCAGGAGATCCTGGGACTCGACCCGTTCTGCGGAGCGGCTTTCGTGTTCCGCTCGAAGCGCGCCGACCGGATCAAGGTGCTTGTCTGGGACCGGACCGGGCTGGTGCTGGTCCACAAGCGGCTGGAAGGCGGAAAGTTCCTCTGGGTGAAGACCGGTCCCGAAGGGATCGATCCGTCCGGTGGACGGATCGAAGGAATGAACGCGTGA
- the tnpA gene encoding IS66-like element accessory protein TnpA, which produces MDGSPVGFAGRLEVVEGSSGRRRWSDEEKARIASESYRPGVHVADVARRYGTTRWQIYDWRRRLAKGLLALPAEVGPRSVFAAVVVDPDVARLAPAAMSEGGVVALVVDGITIRASQHIDEAHLVRVIRAARMAAR; this is translated from the coding sequence ATGGACGGCTCGCCGGTTGGATTTGCGGGGCGGCTCGAGGTGGTCGAGGGTTCGTCGGGTCGGCGGCGCTGGAGCGATGAGGAGAAGGCCCGGATCGCCTCCGAGAGTTACCGCCCCGGCGTTCATGTCGCCGATGTTGCACGGCGATACGGGACGACGCGGTGGCAGATCTACGACTGGCGCCGACGTCTGGCCAAGGGGCTGCTGGCGCTTCCGGCCGAGGTGGGGCCGCGATCTGTCTTCGCGGCGGTCGTGGTCGATCCGGACGTCGCGCGCTTGGCCCCAGCGGCCATGTCGGAGGGGGGCGTTGTCGCACTCGTCGTGGATGGCATCACGATCCGCGCAAGCCAGCACATCGACGAAGCCCATCTGGTCCGGGTGATCCGGGCGGCCCGCATGGCGGCGCGATGA
- a CDS encoding sulfotransferase family 2 domain-containing protein encodes MIISRGRRFIFVHIPKTGGTALSLALEKRALKDDLLLGDTPKARARRARLRGVKAQGRMWKHSTLADVAGLVSDEEIAGFFTLAIVRNPWDRALSYYHWLRGQSFAHPAVGLAKSHDFSGFLNHPQTRTAFRLWPASAYMRDRHGVERSSLYARLEHLEADLAPFEAHLGFRLSPLPRTNESTRLIDWRGYYNDADADLLGRLCAEDIGRFRYRFDDVAGR; translated from the coding sequence ATGATCATCTCGCGCGGGCGGCGGTTCATCTTCGTCCACATCCCCAAGACGGGCGGCACGGCCCTGTCGCTCGCGCTCGAGAAGCGGGCCCTGAAGGACGACCTGCTGCTGGGAGACACGCCGAAGGCCCGGGCGCGCCGGGCCCGCTTGCGCGGCGTGAAGGCGCAGGGGCGGATGTGGAAGCACTCGACGCTCGCTGATGTCGCGGGGCTGGTGAGCGACGAGGAGATCGCAGGCTTCTTCACGCTGGCGATCGTGCGCAACCCCTGGGACCGGGCCCTGAGCTACTACCATTGGCTGCGCGGCCAGAGCTTCGCCCATCCCGCCGTCGGACTTGCGAAATCCCACGATTTCTCAGGCTTTCTGAACCATCCCCAGACCCGGACGGCCTTTCGCCTCTGGCCGGCCTCTGCCTACATGCGGGACCGGCACGGGGTGGAACGGTCGAGCCTCTATGCCCGGCTTGAGCATCTCGAGGCCGATCTCGCGCCGTTCGAGGCCCATCTTGGCTTCCGCCTGTCCCCCCTGCCCCGCACCAACGAATCGACACGGCTGATCGACTGGCGCGGCTACTACAACGATGCGGATGCCGACCTGCTCGGGCGGCTCTGCGCCGAGGACATCGGTCGCTTCCGCTATCGCTTTGACGATGTGGCGGGACGCTGA
- a CDS encoding D-glycerate dehydrogenase: protein MKLLITRPLPNRVVDAARARFDVTLRDSTRPLSPSELRQALAEHDAVLPTLGDLFRSDVFADVPRPRARILANFGVGTNHIDVAAARAAGLVVTNTPGAVTDATADIALTLILMTARRAGEGERMLRAGRWDGWHPTHMLGLHVTGRRLGIIGMGRIGKAIARRCHAGFGMEVTFFNRSVVADPGVPARQVSLDEALLADVVVVAVPATPETHHLIDARALRQMRPEAILVNIARGDIVDETALIEALQAGRLAGAGLDVYEFEPQVPAALVAMENVTLLPHLGTAALEVREAMGMMAVANLVAFAEGRALPNPV from the coding sequence TTGAAGCTGCTGATCACCCGCCCCCTTCCTAACCGGGTCGTCGACGCGGCCCGCGCCCGTTTCGACGTCACCTTGCGTGACAGCACGAGGCCGCTGTCGCCGTCGGAGTTGCGGCAGGCGCTGGCGGAGCATGACGCGGTGCTGCCGACGCTGGGCGACCTGTTCCGAAGCGACGTCTTCGCGGATGTGCCGCGCCCGAGGGCCCGGATTCTCGCCAACTTCGGGGTCGGCACCAACCACATCGACGTGGCGGCGGCGCGGGCCGCGGGCCTTGTGGTGACGAATACGCCGGGGGCCGTCACCGACGCGACGGCGGACATCGCGCTCACCCTGATCCTGATGACCGCGCGTCGTGCCGGCGAGGGCGAGCGGATGCTGCGCGCGGGACGCTGGGACGGCTGGCATCCGACGCATATGCTGGGCCTGCATGTCACAGGGCGCCGGCTCGGCATCATCGGAATGGGGCGGATCGGCAAGGCCATCGCCAGGCGCTGCCACGCGGGGTTCGGGATGGAGGTAACCTTCTTCAACCGCTCCGTCGTGGCCGATCCGGGCGTTCCGGCGCGGCAGGTGAGCCTTGACGAGGCGCTCTTGGCGGATGTGGTGGTGGTGGCCGTTCCCGCCACGCCCGAAACGCATCACCTGATCGACGCGCGCGCCCTGCGCCAGATGCGCCCGGAGGCGATTCTGGTGAACATCGCGCGCGGCGACATCGTCGACGAGACGGCACTGATCGAGGCGCTTCAGGCGGGACGCCTCGCGGGCGCCGGCCTCGACGTCTATGAGTTCGAGCCGCAGGTGCCGGCGGCGCTGGTGGCGATGGAGAACGTGACGCTGCTGCCCCATCTCGGGACGGCGGCGCTGGAGGTGCGCGAGGCGATGGGGATGATGGCGGTCGCGAACCTTGTGGCCTTTGCCGAGGGCCGCGCCCTCCCCAACCCGGTCTGA
- a CDS encoding tRNA-binding protein — protein MISWDDFAKVDIRVGRITRAEPFPEARKPALKLWVDFGPEIGEKRSSAQITRHYAPEGLVGRQVLAVVNFPPRQIGKVLSEVLVLGVPDAEGEVVLVGPGHEVPEGGRLY, from the coding sequence ATGATCTCGTGGGACGACTTCGCGAAGGTGGACATCCGCGTGGGACGCATCACCCGGGCCGAGCCCTTCCCCGAGGCGCGCAAGCCCGCGCTGAAACTCTGGGTCGATTTCGGGCCGGAGATCGGCGAGAAGCGGTCTTCCGCGCAGATCACGCGGCACTACGCGCCCGAGGGGCTGGTCGGACGGCAGGTGCTGGCGGTGGTCAACTTCCCGCCTCGCCAGATCGGCAAGGTCCTGTCGGAGGTGCTTGTGCTGGGCGTGCCGGATGCCGAGGGCGAGGTCGTGCTCGTCGGACCGGGCCACGAGGTGCCCGAGGGCGGGAGGCTTTATTGA
- the proC gene encoding pyrroline-5-carboxylate reductase, translating into MDLVDLGRRGLVLLGCGKMGSALLEGWLGRGLALNSVWVTDPQPSDWLKGLAARGLHLNQPLPAAPAVVLVAVKPQIMADALPTLAGFGNGTTLFLTVAAGTPIAFYERTLGEQTPVIRAMPNTPAAVGRGITAITGNASASEEQMALAERLLSAVGQVVRLEGEHQMDAVTAVSGSGPAYVFHMIEALAAAGEAEGLSPELAMTLARGTVTGAGELAYRAGESAAQLRINVTSPGGTTAAALAVLMEPETGLAPLLRRAVKAAADRGRELAQ; encoded by the coding sequence ATGGATCTTGTCGATCTTGGCCGCCGGGGGCTGGTGCTTCTGGGTTGCGGGAAGATGGGTTCGGCGCTGCTGGAAGGCTGGCTGGGCCGCGGACTGGCGCTCAATTCCGTCTGGGTCACCGACCCGCAGCCCTCCGACTGGCTGAAGGGCCTCGCCGCGCGCGGGCTGCACCTGAACCAGCCGCTGCCCGCCGCGCCCGCGGTGGTGCTGGTCGCGGTGAAGCCGCAGATCATGGCGGATGCCCTGCCGACGCTGGCGGGCTTCGGCAACGGCACGACGCTGTTCCTGACCGTCGCCGCCGGAACGCCCATCGCCTTCTACGAGCGGACGCTGGGGGAACAGACGCCGGTGATCCGCGCCATGCCGAACACCCCCGCCGCGGTGGGGCGCGGCATCACCGCCATCACCGGCAATGCCTCGGCCAGCGAGGAGCAGATGGCACTGGCGGAGCGCCTGCTGTCGGCGGTCGGGCAGGTGGTCCGGCTGGAGGGCGAGCACCAGATGGATGCGGTCACGGCCGTCTCGGGCTCGGGGCCCGCCTATGTCTTCCACATGATCGAGGCCCTGGCAGCAGCCGGCGAGGCCGAGGGGCTCAGCCCGGAGCTGGCCATGACCCTTGCCCGCGGCACCGTGACCGGCGCCGGGGAACTCGCGTATCGTGCGGGCGAGAGCGCCGCGCAGTTGCGCATCAACGTGACCTCGCCGGGCGGCACCACCGCCGCCGCGCTGGCCGTGCTCATGGAGCCCGAAACCGGCCTCGCCCCGCTTCTGCGCCGCGCGGTGAAGGCCGCCGCCGACCGTGGACGGGAACTCGCGCAATGA
- a CDS encoding YbjN domain-containing protein: protein MSLSETYLSSDEIHPIDIVETLAEHHDWEFDRVTEDQIAMAVEGQWRTYSLTLAWSPQDETLRLICTFEMEPPTHRMAELHDLLNRCNDLVWTGAFTYWTDQKLMVWRYGLLLSGGQTATSEQIDRLIASAVMACERFYPAFQMVSWAESPAADAINVAIAEAYGRA, encoded by the coding sequence ATGTCGCTATCCGAGACCTACCTCTCCTCCGACGAGATCCACCCGATCGACATCGTCGAGACGCTTGCCGAACACCATGACTGGGAATTCGACCGGGTGACCGAGGACCAGATCGCCATGGCGGTCGAGGGGCAGTGGCGCACCTACTCGCTCACCCTGGCGTGGTCGCCGCAGGACGAGACCCTGCGGCTGATCTGCACCTTCGAGATGGAGCCTCCGACGCACCGGATGGCGGAACTGCACGACCTGCTCAACCGCTGCAACGACCTCGTCTGGACCGGCGCCTTCACCTACTGGACGGACCAGAAGCTGATGGTCTGGCGCTATGGCCTGCTGCTGTCGGGTGGGCAGACCGCGACCTCGGAGCAGATCGACCGGCTGATCGCCTCGGCCGTGATGGCCTGCGAGCGGTTCTATCCCGCGTTCCAGATGGTGTCCTGGGCGGAAAGCCCCGCCGCCGACGCGATCAATGTCGCCATTGCAGAGGCCTACGGCCGGGCCTAG
- a CDS encoding FeoC-like transcriptional regulator: MLLLDLRSYLQERGQASLTDLAHRFRSDPEAMRGMLGHWIGKGKVRRLACAPMACGKSCSGCHASAAPEIYEWLDAPAASGRP, encoded by the coding sequence ATGCTGCTGCTCGATCTCCGCAGCTATCTGCAGGAACGCGGCCAGGCGAGTCTCACCGACCTCGCCCACCGTTTCCGCAGCGATCCCGAGGCCATGCGCGGAATGCTCGGCCACTGGATCGGCAAGGGCAAGGTGCGCCGCCTCGCCTGCGCACCCATGGCCTGCGGCAAGTCCTGCTCGGGCTGCCACGCATCGGCCGCGCCCGAGATCTACGAATGGCTGGACGCCCCGGCGGCGTCCGGCCGGCCCTGA